The following proteins come from a genomic window of Nostoc sp. ATCC 53789:
- a CDS encoding glycosyltransferase family 4 protein, translating to MKVLHLSTHDIGGGAARAAYRLHTGLQDIGLQSQMLVQEKSSNDKTVIAPKIRLFQGIAKAKLTFESLPLKLYTQKKNTPFFIQWLPDRVIPKVAQINPDIINLHWISGAFMQIETFSKLKRPLVWTLHDMWGFTGGCHVIGECDRYKVSCGACPQLNSSNEWDLSRWVWRRKVKAWKNINLTLVSPSSWLAECARSSSLFQNLRIEVIPHGLDTQKYRPINQHFARETLKLPQDKKLILFGAIEATSDRNKGFHLLQPALQELSKAGWKDNFEVVIFGASQPENPPDLGFKTYYLGHLYDDLSLATVYSAADVMLVPSLQESFGQTASESLACGTPVVAFNSTGLKDIVDHQHNGYLANPYEVDDFAKGIAWILENEQRLEKLSFYARKKAEQEFTLELQARRYLALFEEILMVAKKSPFSN from the coding sequence ATGAAAGTTTTACATCTTAGTACTCACGATATTGGTGGAGGTGCTGCAAGGGCTGCCTATCGTTTGCACACAGGTTTGCAAGATATAGGACTACAGTCACAAATGCTAGTTCAGGAAAAATCTAGTAATGATAAAACAGTAATTGCCCCTAAAATTAGACTGTTTCAAGGTATCGCCAAAGCTAAATTGACATTTGAAAGCCTACCATTAAAGCTTTATACTCAAAAGAAAAATACTCCATTTTTTATTCAATGGTTGCCAGATAGAGTTATTCCTAAAGTTGCTCAGATTAATCCAGATATAATCAATTTGCATTGGATTAGCGGAGCTTTTATGCAAATAGAAACGTTCTCTAAGCTAAAGCGTCCTCTAGTTTGGACTCTCCATGATATGTGGGGGTTTACTGGAGGGTGTCACGTTATTGGAGAATGCGATCGCTACAAAGTATCCTGTGGAGCTTGCCCTCAACTCAACTCTAGTAATGAGTGGGATTTATCCCGTTGGGTATGGCGGCGCAAAGTAAAAGCTTGGAAAAATATTAATTTAACTCTGGTTTCCCCAAGTTCTTGGTTAGCAGAGTGCGCTCGTTCCAGTTCTTTGTTCCAGAATTTGCGAATCGAGGTGATTCCTCACGGATTGGATACTCAAAAATATCGACCTATTAATCAACATTTTGCCCGAGAAACACTGAAGTTACCTCAAGATAAGAAGCTGATTCTCTTTGGAGCTATAGAAGCAACAAGCGATCGAAATAAAGGGTTTCATTTGTTGCAGCCAGCTCTACAAGAATTGAGTAAGGCTGGATGGAAGGACAACTTTGAAGTGGTTATTTTTGGGGCATCTCAACCGGAAAATCCACCCGATTTAGGCTTTAAAACATACTATTTAGGGCATTTATATGATGATCTATCTTTAGCAACTGTTTACTCGGCAGCTGATGTGATGCTTGTGCCATCTCTGCAAGAATCTTTTGGACAGACAGCTTCTGAATCACTTGCTTGTGGTACTCCAGTTGTTGCATTTAATTCTACTGGCTTAAAAGATATTGTCGATCATCAGCATAATGGCTATTTAGCGAACCCTTATGAAGTTGATGATTTTGCCAAAGGAATTGCCTGGATACTTGAAAATGAGCAGAGGTTAGAAAAACTGTCATTCTATGCTCGCAAGAAAGCAGAACAAGAATTCACCCTAGAACTTCAAGCACGTCGTTATTTAGCTTTATTTGAGGAAATATTGATGGTAGCCAAAAAATCTCCATTTAGTAACTAA
- a CDS encoding O-antigen ligase produces the protein MSEIKVKLTEKILTVLLLLITVGALTIHPAQEISISTLGGDKLDTIFNIVSYLILFYFLLLYWKGFLYVTTKSPLQFLLITIVIFSLLWSGDLSSSLTYMRGLIRLYFLAIYLAMRYSLREQMRLIAWALGVSALLSMIFSAFIPGYIHQSPELVGMWSGIYGHKNELGYMMAWSTGVFLHLALSSHRYSWLMWGICGISICLIILSRSTTSLTIILTMILLLPVYKSFQKTNYKLQVILITSTLMLLIIGLMLLINNADTVVGTSGKDLTFNGRSDLWELVMSKIWERPWLGYGFSGFWTSTSASNLRATYDWASNAHNGFLELLLELGFLGFLTFAAGFFRFFVMALTRIISVAKKPEDYWPMQMLIIIVIVNFSEARLLTPSWNWLMYVTTSLSLTLEYERNHKNILVSNYEVKKNESFTS, from the coding sequence ATGTCAGAAATTAAGGTAAAATTAACAGAAAAAATACTAACTGTCTTACTATTACTCATTACTGTAGGGGCATTGACCATACACCCTGCACAAGAAATTTCTATATCTACCCTTGGAGGCGATAAGCTAGATACTATATTCAATATAGTTTCATATTTAATTCTGTTTTATTTCCTACTTTTATACTGGAAAGGTTTTCTTTATGTAACTACTAAAAGTCCATTACAGTTTCTTTTGATAACAATAGTTATATTTTCTCTTTTGTGGTCAGGAGACTTAAGTTCTAGTCTTACTTATATGAGAGGTTTAATCCGACTATATTTTCTGGCAATCTATTTGGCAATGCGTTATTCTCTCCGCGAACAAATGAGACTAATCGCTTGGGCGCTTGGTGTATCTGCATTATTATCTATGATATTTTCTGCATTCATACCAGGTTATATTCATCAATCACCTGAATTAGTAGGTATGTGGAGCGGAATTTATGGTCATAAAAATGAATTAGGATATATGATGGCTTGGAGTACAGGAGTTTTTTTGCACCTTGCTCTTAGTAGCCATCGATATAGTTGGTTGATGTGGGGAATATGTGGGATATCTATATGTCTAATTATCCTCTCACGTTCCACAACATCTTTGACGATTATATTAACAATGATATTACTTTTACCTGTCTATAAATCATTTCAAAAAACTAATTATAAATTACAAGTTATTCTAATTACTTCGACTTTAATGTTACTCATTATCGGTTTAATGTTACTTATCAATAATGCCGATACCGTAGTTGGTACTTCTGGCAAAGACCTTACCTTTAATGGACGTTCTGATCTCTGGGAGCTAGTGATGTCCAAGATTTGGGAAAGACCCTGGCTAGGTTATGGATTTTCTGGATTTTGGACTAGTACTTCTGCATCTAATCTAAGAGCTACTTATGATTGGGCAAGTAATGCTCACAATGGTTTTTTAGAACTATTGTTAGAATTAGGATTTTTAGGTTTTTTGACTTTTGCAGCAGGCTTTTTCCGGTTCTTTGTAATGGCATTAACTCGAATTATTTCTGTTGCTAAAAAGCCGGAAGATTATTGGCCAATGCAGATGCTAATTATCATTGTAATAGTAAATTTTTCAGAAGCAAGATTATTAACTCCCAGTTGGAATTGGTTAATGTATGTAACTACATCGCTATCTTTGACTCTTGAATATGAACGAAATCATAAAAATATTTTAGTTAGTAATTACGAAGTTAAAAAAAATGAAAGTTTTACATCTTAG
- a CDS encoding glycosyltransferase family 2 protein, translating into MQTPITFIIFNRSQKTEKVFEAIRQAKPKKLFVIADGPRSNREGEAEKCEETRAIIERVDWECEVIKNYADINLGCAKRVSSGLDWVFNNVEETIILEDDCIPHPTFFRFSEELLEKYRYDTRIGTISAQNVQFGRKRTNYSYYFSRYNHCWGWASWRRAWQHYDLTMKLWKEVQAENLLHDILIDTKAVNYWRRIFQSIYNNPTGITWDYQWTFACWMQGSLSIIPNVNLISNVGVGADATHFNSKQEFSFINMSMEAIEFPLKHPPFIVRNIEADIFTQKTVYKATALDIFKEELKKKLNYSTVKK; encoded by the coding sequence ATGCAAACACCAATAACTTTTATTATTTTTAATCGCTCACAAAAAACAGAGAAAGTTTTTGAAGCTATTCGCCAAGCCAAGCCAAAAAAGCTTTTTGTCATTGCAGATGGCCCCCGCAGCAACCGCGAAGGTGAGGCAGAAAAGTGTGAAGAAACTAGGGCAATTATTGAGAGAGTTGATTGGGAATGTGAAGTTATTAAGAATTATGCTGATATCAACTTAGGTTGTGCGAAACGAGTATCTAGTGGTTTAGATTGGGTATTTAATAATGTTGAAGAAACAATTATTTTAGAAGATGATTGTATCCCTCACCCGACTTTTTTCAGATTTAGTGAAGAACTACTGGAAAAATATAGGTATGATACTAGAATTGGCACCATATCTGCCCAAAATGTTCAATTTGGACGAAAACGTACAAATTACAGTTACTATTTTTCTCGTTATAACCACTGCTGGGGTTGGGCAAGTTGGAGACGTGCTTGGCAACATTATGATTTGACTATGAAACTCTGGAAAGAGGTGCAAGCAGAAAACCTTTTACACGACATTCTTATAGATACAAAAGCAGTAAATTATTGGCGACGAATATTTCAGTCTATTTATAACAATCCTACAGGTATAACTTGGGATTATCAATGGACTTTTGCTTGCTGGATGCAGGGTAGCTTAAGCATTATTCCCAATGTCAATTTAATTTCTAATGTTGGTGTTGGTGCAGACGCAACTCATTTCAATTCCAAGCAAGAATTTTCTTTCATTAATATGTCAATGGAAGCAATAGAGTTTCCTTTAAAGCATCCACCGTTTATTGTGAGGAATATAGAGGCAGATATTTTTACGCAGAAAACAGTCTATAAAGCAACTGCATTGGATATTTTCAAAGAAGAATTGAAGAAAAAATTAAATTATTCAACAGTCAAAAAATAG
- a CDS encoding flippase gives MLSKLRLKSFSQLKSRSGLRAIIANTGWLFADRILRMGASLVVGVWVARYLGVQQYGLFNYVLAFVSLFSPIFTLGLDDVVVRHIVRQSSNKEEILGTTFWLKLLGGITSVLLAVGSMFFLGEHETLKIWLVAILGMVGIFRAADTIELWFQSQVQSKYSVIAKNIAFLLNTLIKIALILTKAPLLAFAWVTLAEFAMSAIGLLIVYQARGTSVLLWRWNFTAAKTLLKESLPLIFSGFAIMIFMRIDQVMLGQMIGDKEVGIYSAAVRVSEIWYFIPAAIVSSVGPSIYAAKEKSESLYYQRIGQLLRLLTYISFAIALPMTFLSDKIIMVMFGSGYAQAGPILAVHIWTSLFVFMGLATSPWFIAESLNHVSLGKTLFGAILNIILNLLLIPKYAGFGAAIATIISQASAAFICNGFDKRTQKIFKIQMRSLLPFYKF, from the coding sequence ATGCTAAGTAAATTAAGACTTAAAAGCTTCTCACAATTAAAATCTCGTTCTGGCTTACGTGCAATTATTGCTAATACAGGTTGGTTGTTTGCTGACCGCATTCTACGTATGGGTGCAAGCTTGGTAGTAGGAGTATGGGTAGCACGCTATTTAGGGGTACAGCAGTATGGTCTATTTAACTATGTTTTAGCCTTTGTTAGCTTATTTAGTCCGATTTTTACTCTTGGACTAGACGATGTAGTAGTTCGCCATATTGTCCGTCAATCATCAAACAAAGAAGAAATTTTAGGAACCACTTTTTGGCTAAAGTTGCTCGGTGGAATTACCTCTGTTTTATTGGCGGTTGGCAGTATGTTCTTCTTAGGTGAGCATGAAACACTGAAGATATGGCTAGTTGCAATTTTAGGAATGGTAGGGATTTTTAGGGCGGCTGATACTATTGAACTGTGGTTTCAATCACAGGTGCAGTCAAAATACAGTGTAATCGCTAAAAATATAGCTTTTCTGCTAAATACTCTCATCAAAATAGCACTAATTTTAACAAAAGCACCATTGTTAGCTTTTGCCTGGGTAACATTAGCAGAATTTGCAATGAGTGCAATTGGCTTGCTGATTGTTTACCAAGCCAGAGGTACCTCGGTGTTGTTATGGCGTTGGAACTTTACTGCTGCTAAAACTCTTTTAAAAGAGAGTTTACCTCTAATTTTTTCAGGGTTCGCCATCATGATTTTTATGAGAATCGATCAGGTAATGTTAGGTCAAATGATCGGAGATAAGGAGGTTGGAATTTATTCTGCTGCGGTTCGTGTTTCTGAAATTTGGTATTTTATTCCGGCGGCTATTGTCTCTTCGGTTGGTCCCTCAATTTACGCAGCTAAGGAAAAATCAGAAAGTCTTTATTATCAGCGAATAGGACAATTACTCCGTCTCCTCACATATATATCTTTTGCAATTGCTCTGCCAATGACATTTCTATCTGACAAGATAATTATGGTGATGTTTGGAAGTGGGTATGCACAAGCAGGGCCAATATTAGCAGTTCATATTTGGACATCTTTATTTGTATTTATGGGTCTTGCAACATCACCGTGGTTTATTGCTGAAAGTTTGAATCATGTTTCTTTAGGTAAAACTTTATTTGGGGCAATATTGAATATTATTCTTAATTTATTGTTAATTCCTAAATATGCAGGATTTGGTGCTGCGATCGCAACAATAATATCTCAAGCTTCTGCTGCTTTTATATGCAATGGGTTTGATAAAAGAACACAAAAAATATTCAAAATTCAGATGCGATCGCTACTTCCTTTTTATAAATTTTGA
- a CDS encoding glycosyltransferase family A protein, whose product MDKNKIKTSCLINNYNYAEFVSDAIDSALNQTIKFDEIIVVDDASTDNSAELLARFTQIENVKCIFKEKNQGQLSSFNEGFLAATGEIIFFLDADDIYEPQYLETALNFYKRRSECDFLFCAYKKFGAEEGTFQADAVDLDLGYSVIRTLCNGEWIGSITSTLSIRREIIRKFLPIPKTEDWRVRADDCLVWGASLVGAKKFYMSNPLVMYRIHQNNQYHNKKFLDIDKNYEYKRFWKRNSLFNYIIQTNHFSLPLLLAFTSLDELKTIPCPKLTDFISYLKIIFLFESNIYWKIKGMILLFNYFLKILMAGKLKNSSQSMIM is encoded by the coding sequence ATGGATAAAAACAAAATCAAAACATCTTGTTTAATTAATAACTACAATTATGCTGAATTTGTTTCAGATGCAATTGATAGTGCTTTAAATCAAACGATTAAATTTGATGAGATTATTGTTGTTGATGACGCATCAACAGATAATTCTGCGGAACTCCTTGCTAGATTTACTCAAATAGAGAATGTTAAATGTATCTTCAAAGAAAAAAATCAAGGACAATTATCATCCTTTAACGAAGGTTTTTTAGCTGCAACTGGAGAAATTATATTTTTTTTAGATGCCGATGATATTTATGAACCTCAATATTTAGAAACTGCCCTAAATTTTTATAAGAGACGTAGTGAATGTGACTTCCTATTTTGTGCATATAAAAAATTTGGAGCAGAAGAAGGAACATTTCAAGCTGATGCAGTTGATTTAGATTTGGGTTATTCAGTAATCCGAACTTTATGCAATGGTGAATGGATTGGCTCCATAACTTCAACATTGTCAATACGCCGAGAAATAATTAGAAAATTTTTACCTATTCCAAAGACAGAAGATTGGCGTGTAAGAGCTGATGACTGCCTGGTATGGGGAGCCTCTTTGGTAGGGGCTAAAAAGTTTTATATGTCTAATCCTTTAGTGATGTATAGAATACATCAGAATAATCAGTATCATAATAAAAAATTTTTAGATATAGACAAAAACTATGAATATAAAAGATTTTGGAAACGCAATTCTTTATTTAATTACATCATTCAAACAAATCATTTTAGCCTACCATTATTATTGGCTTTTACCTCTCTTGATGAGCTAAAAACAATACCATGTCCGAAACTTACAGATTTTATTTCATATTTGAAAATAATATTTTTATTTGAGTCTAATATCTATTGGAAAATTAAGGGCATGATTTTGTTATTTAACTACTTTTTAAAAATCTTGATGGCTGGGAAATTAAAAAATAGTAGCCAATCAATGATTATGTAA
- a CDS encoding polysaccharide biosynthesis tyrosine autokinase, whose protein sequence is MTMESLPQFEEVNIQRYLEVIQRRWLPLVGIFSIAVTFGCLYAFSLKPSYKAEGSLMIKTNRSSSLTGLPDDIGRLEALNINDNPLETQVRVIGSNPVIDRTINTLSLKDNKGKMLSIRDLATQLKIEGIKGTDVVQISYKNNDPELAAKIVNEVIKSYIDLNIQANQDEARTAKGVLVTEVPKAEEVVRRAESKLRVFKEQNKVVVLQQEATAAVDTISKLGNQISQAQAQLDDVKGRLQQLGSEAQLDSRQGVIASDLSQAPGVQKVLIQLQETESQLAIERTRFSPEHPTITSLEEKVVALKNLLKERTGQVAGTAQITEGSLQLGQLRQSLIADITRAQAERVGLERQIATLLRQQDAYIKRANNLPRLEQTQRELERKLQAAQTTYETLLKKRQEIDIAQNQKIPNARVISLALVPDKAEGPRKILFIVGGGAVGLFLGIIVAFSLDLIDRSVKTVKEAKEVLKYTVLGVIPTQSKNPKTHSSIAGIDRPIPKIIGRDIPYFPLGNAYQILQVNLKFLCSDKPLKSVVITSSVGKEGKSDVSANLAVTMAQAGRRVLLVDADMRNPIQHHVWGLNNTVGLSNVIVGQVSLDAVVQEVMPNLEVLTSGVLPPNPVALLDSQRMATLISNFSRDYDLVIFDTPPLSGIADAAVLSTLTDGILLVVRPGVVDLNSANAAKEFLNQSGQKVLGIVINGVNIKNESNNYLPESKKRQIKEDLVSSSLTKFSKER, encoded by the coding sequence ATGACGATGGAATCTTTACCACAGTTTGAAGAAGTAAATATTCAGAGATACTTAGAAGTTATTCAACGGCGTTGGCTACCTCTAGTCGGAATTTTTAGCATAGCTGTTACCTTTGGATGCTTGTATGCCTTTTCACTAAAACCCTCATACAAGGCAGAAGGAAGTTTGATGATTAAAACAAATCGATCTTCCTCACTCACAGGTTTACCGGACGACATAGGACGCTTGGAAGCTTTGAATATAAACGACAATCCCCTGGAAACCCAGGTGAGAGTTATTGGCTCAAATCCAGTTATTGACAGAACAATTAATACCCTCAGCCTCAAAGATAATAAAGGCAAAATGCTGTCGATTCGCGACTTAGCGACCCAACTAAAAATAGAAGGAATTAAAGGCACTGATGTTGTACAAATTTCTTATAAAAACAACGATCCTGAACTGGCTGCCAAAATCGTCAATGAAGTTATCAAAAGTTATATCGATTTAAATATCCAGGCTAATCAGGATGAAGCACGGACAGCCAAAGGAGTTCTTGTAACAGAAGTACCCAAAGCTGAAGAAGTCGTCAGGAGAGCTGAATCAAAACTGCGAGTATTTAAAGAACAAAATAAAGTTGTTGTCCTGCAACAAGAAGCAACCGCAGCAGTCGACACAATTTCCAAGCTAGGAAATCAAATTTCTCAAGCTCAAGCTCAACTAGATGATGTCAAAGGTCGTTTACAACAGTTAGGCAGTGAAGCTCAGTTAGATTCACGGCAAGGTGTAATCGCATCTGACTTGAGTCAAGCACCTGGGGTTCAAAAAGTGCTTATCCAACTCCAAGAAACGGAAAGTCAACTAGCAATAGAGCGGACTCGTTTTTCACCTGAACACCCTACAATTACTAGCTTAGAAGAAAAAGTCGTAGCTCTTAAGAACTTGTTGAAAGAGCGGACAGGACAAGTTGCTGGGACAGCCCAGATAACAGAGGGAAGTTTACAGCTTGGGCAACTGCGCCAAAGCTTAATTGCAGATATTACTCGCGCTCAAGCAGAACGCGTTGGTCTAGAAAGACAAATTGCCACCCTCTTGCGACAGCAAGATGCTTACATCAAACGAGCAAATAATTTGCCAAGACTAGAACAGACTCAACGAGAGCTAGAACGAAAACTGCAAGCAGCTCAAACGACTTACGAAACCCTCTTAAAGAAACGCCAAGAAATTGATATTGCACAAAACCAAAAGATTCCTAATGCTCGTGTCATTTCTCTAGCTTTAGTCCCCGATAAAGCAGAAGGGCCTCGCAAAATCCTGTTTATTGTTGGTGGAGGAGCAGTTGGTCTTTTCTTGGGTATCATTGTCGCCTTTAGTTTAGACTTGATAGACCGCTCAGTCAAGACAGTTAAAGAGGCTAAAGAAGTCTTGAAATACACTGTTTTAGGAGTAATTCCTACACAGAGCAAAAATCCTAAAACTCATTCTTCCATAGCAGGAATTGATAGACCTATTCCCAAAATTATTGGCAGAGATATTCCTTATTTCCCTCTTGGTAACGCCTACCAAATACTCCAAGTAAACTTGAAGTTCCTCTGTTCTGATAAACCGCTCAAAAGCGTTGTAATCACCAGTTCTGTGGGTAAAGAAGGAAAGTCTGACGTATCTGCAAACTTAGCTGTGACAATGGCTCAAGCGGGTCGTCGAGTTTTACTAGTGGATGCAGATATGCGTAATCCCATACAGCATCATGTCTGGGGTCTAAACAATACAGTTGGACTAAGTAATGTCATTGTTGGTCAAGTTTCTTTAGATGCAGTTGTTCAAGAAGTGATGCCTAATCTAGAAGTTCTTACTTCTGGAGTTTTGCCTCCCAATCCAGTAGCGCTGCTAGATTCTCAACGGATGGCAACATTGATAAGTAACTTTAGTAGAGATTACGACTTAGTTATTTTCGATACTCCACCTTTGTCAGGAATAGCGGATGCTGCTGTTTTAAGCACCCTCACTGACGGTATCCTATTAGTCGTTCGCCCTGGAGTAGTTGACTTGAACAGTGCCAATGCAGCTAAAGAATTTTTAAATCAGTCAGGTCAGAAGGTGTTAGGGATAGTTATTAATGGTGTGAATATTAAAAATGAGTCTAATAATTATTTGCCTGAAAGCAAAAAACGACAAATTAAAGAAGATTTAGTATCTAGCAGTTTAACCAAATTTAGCAAAGAGCGTTAA